One Vitis vinifera cultivar Pinot Noir 40024 chromosome 15, ASM3070453v1 genomic window, TGGTTGCTGTCTTTATACTGTATGTCAGATTTGATGGGAATTCTGAAATGGTTGCTGAGTTGGCCGCTGTTAATGGATTCAAAGCTGCTTATGCAATAAAAGATGGTGCAGAAGGACCCCGAGGATGGATGGTCTTTACCATTCTCATTTCTGTTTTATTATGTTTTCATTCTTTACAGCAATCTATTGCTACTCGAAATTGTCATTGATGCATTTATAATAGTCAGAAACTCTGAGATGCATTGTATTATTGCAGAATAGCAGCCTTCCCTGGATACTGCCAAAGAAAACATTGAGTCTTGACCTTGGAAACTTTGCTGAGTCTATCAGTGATGCACTTGGAGTATGTATCTCAGTCTTTTGATTGCTTATTGActctaattttttcttttttatcttcatgGATTTGTTAAGAACTATGGTTAGATTGAAATATTAAAGTACCTATCTGGGTTTTTTCTCTTACTGTGCTAAAGCCAGCTATTTCATCATAGATAATGTGATGAACAATAATGCTGGATTGGTATTTCTTAAATGAGGATGAGAAGCAAGTTGCAATTCAAGGAATGGGTttataagaaatgaaagaaTTCATTAGATGAACGAGGCATCCCCCTGATGGCACAAAGTTATCTAAAGTCAGCTAAGACAACTTGTTGTATAAAAGGAATAACAGTAACTGAATTTGAAATGACAAATATTGTTTGTACTGAAAGGGCCATAAGGATAAGAGAAAGATGAAAAGAGCATGGGAAAATTGATATGATGACTATGCTTGAACAATCAAATAGGTATTAAATAGATTAGACTGTCGAAACGAGCCTCACATGACTGACCACAAATTGGACTTGGTTTGTCGAGTTAAGTCGATCTCTGGAGTCTGACCAAGTGTCCTCAGTTTTTAGGTGTGAAAAAATGCATGTCTATCTCAGGTTATGAATGATTTTATTTCTTCAGTTTCTTTTGCATGAAACTCCCTGCCTCTATACTAATGTATCCACTTCAAGTTGTATTTGTATGAGTTATAACTCTTAATATCATCAAATGAACTTAGGATTGAGTGGGTATGTTGGCTTTCTGAGGTTCATGTGACTAATAAATAATAGTCTATGCTCTTGTACTAGGATCACagcttttttaaaaattagggtTTAGTAGTGAGCTTTTCTATGTGATTtacgataaaaataaatgtgcaGGAGGGAATAGATGGCCTGTCTCTTACTGTTGGACTGGCAGCAGCTACTGGATTGGGTTTATTGGCATTTTCAGAGGTTGGGGTTGTTTGGCTTTTGTGTCTCTTgcttattgatatttatttaacaTAAAGCTTGCAATGAGAAATTCAACATTGGTGCCTTTGGTTGACCTTTTCAGGTAGAAACACTACTCCAACTTTTAGGCTCGGCTGCAATTGTGCAGTTTGTCGGCAAGAAATTCCTATTTGCTGAGGTTTGTCTGCAGTACTTTTCTGAACTTTaagattttctattttcttgaaaTTCTTTAAAGGAAGGTGCCTTGTGGCCGTGGAAAATGTTCATAATGTGCACCATCCAACTACAATTCAGTGGAACTGTTTTATTGTGAGGGTCACCCTTTTCACAGGATCGAAAGGAAACTCTGCAACAAGTTGATGAGTTCTTGACCACCAAGATTGCCCCTAAAGATTTTGTCGATGAGATAAAGGTATTCACACTTGTTGGAAACTATATAACATTTCTATTCCTCATTCGAGAACCCCAAAAGTCTCCatcaaatatttctaaattCACTCTTTCTGTTCTAATTTACCTGGGTAATTCAGGATATTGGAAAGGCTCTTCTACCATCACCCGCGTATGGCAACTCTCTTCCCGCACCTGCAGTGGCAACCCCAGAACCTCCCACGAGCACCGAGCCTAAAGTAGAGGCAGCTGCACCACCAGAAATCAATTCAGTCCCCAAACCAGAAGTTCAAGCAGAATCAATTCCCAGCCTTTCAAGACCTTTATCTCCATACCCATATGTAAGCATTCTATaaattctttgattttctttttcccctttcaTGCAGTTGAGGAATTTGAAGTTCATTAGCCACCTACAAGTGGCTAATACATTTTTGCTGCTTGGTGAAGATCACTGAGCTACCATTGCTAGTTCTTTTCCATGTGATATAGTAATGAACTTGCCCAGATAATTGAAGGCTTGTTATGCTGATAATCCAAGAATCCCATGGAAAGAACagaaaaaggggggaaaaaaacCCCTTGGCAATATCCTCATCCTGAAGCAGACATTAGCTTTTGGGCAAAATAACTTATCCTTTCCATCTATGTTCTGATCAAACTGTTTCCTTTCTCTTGGTCCTTTTGGCTGCAGTATCCCGATTTCAAGCCACCGACATCTCCTACACCTTCACAACCATAGAGTTTCAGTTGCACTGGAATCTCCAACAGTAGACATTTCCACAATAATCAGCTATTTGCGGGAATCTCCAAACCGTCTTTGTGAGTAATGCAACTTGTGTTCATGTTATGTGACATTCTCAAGCTTAGCTGTACCTCTTGAACCGAAAACAATATTACACTGCCAAGAGTTTGAATGCTTACTAGTGTGTGCTTCCTATGCTATTCATTTTGCTTAATGTAGTTTTTGGAGATTTTGTAAATCCGGATATTGTACTGCCTTTGTTTCTAAATAGTAATATAAATACGATTTCTTTCCCAGTCATGGATCAATCCATCTGAAAATTCAGTATATCAGTAGAAGTTACAACTCTTTTGTTTAGGGTGGATTTGATTTTGAAGTTGGCATGCAGGCCATGGAGGAAACTTAAATGAAAAACTCCAAGTTTGTAAAGTTGTTTTTGTTATAATGGAGTGATAACTGATAAATATGGATTAATTCAGCGGATTATCTTGGAGAAGGCAACCCTTTTCCGGGAAAATTATTGCAGACATTGATGCTGATGAAGTTTTTCTCCCATTTTGATTACAGACTTCATCATGGTTGTTTTCTTTGAGCTTGTAGCTTCAGAAAAGTGCATGAAACCTGGGTTCAAAATAATCTCATCAGTGCGATCTTGCTTTCACATTTTCTCTTGCTAGTTGGAGCTGTTTGGTTTGCAAGAATATTTtcataagaaaacaaaatcaagtgAATACTTTCTATACATGCACTTGCCATGGGTCCATAATGGTCTCTGAATTCGTTGTTCTATAtcttggggatttttttttcttcactttctccctaaaatttgcaaaaataattttgatcaCAAAAGAATTCATGGGAGTTCatcaaaatgattaaaatcatcaaaataaaaatcacgaaagggattaaaaaaatttgagaagcaaaaatattatttccttGAATTTTTGTAACTCGTTTAATAgatcttttttatatttctaaaatataatttgCTCGAATGTGTAGACACTTTACTCTATAGTTTCTttccataatatatatatatatatatatatatatatatatgaatataaaaatagaatcgagggaaaaaaaatctaacagcCATTTTATATATGTACGTAATTTAAGGAAggtaggaaaagaaaagacaaaaatataattggaaaaataagaataaaatttgaattaattttattgaggCCGATGGGTACTACCCGAAATAGCTATTTATGATACTGTGCAATTTGTGCCACCAGAGGTACATACAATATGCTTGGGATTAGCCACTTCAATGGGTTCTACCCCGTGGAAATGCTCTTTAATGGAACTTTAGCTTTAGCTGATCATGACCAAGAAACCACTGGTTTCGCTTGGTGAGGGTTATTGTGTAACAAGTGCATAATGTCCACTGCAACGTCTATGGATTTTATCATCACCTTGAATGATACATAAAAATCctatgtttttgttcaaaatccattttttttttagatcctTGAGGTTTAGTGTAAATAAACTCAAccatcattaattttaaattttataaattagtacccctataaatttattttacttatcaaatttatttttttgagagattttaagtaaaaatatttaaatactagtatttaaaaattaaatttatatatgaaatacatTTATAGGGATGTTAActcattaaatttgaaatatgggGTGGTTTAGTATATTGATACCGAAGATTAGGGTGTCAATGAAAATAacccaaaattttttatctttccatgaaacgacgtcgttttatcTAGGCCGAGTGGTCACAAAGCAGCGTTTCACTGCGGACGCCACATCAAAATGAAATCGAGCGGGAAAATTTTAGTAAGAATTTGTTTTCCAATGTCAAAAATCTGAAAATCATCAGGGGGAATCTCAGATTCCGAAACCATGACGAGAACCAAACACCTCGCCCGTAAAAGCCGAAACCGCCGGCGGCAATTTGGTTAGTTCTTTCTCTAGAACGTTCTGGAACTTTTCACTGTGTAAACCctaactttctctctctatgaTTGCAGCTGCAACACCTGCTTCGCCAGCATCGGCTGGACCGAGTTCGGTACCTATCTCTCttgtcttctttttctttctttttggttttcttctGTTTGGAAGCTGAGAAAATTTAGGAATAGGAGAGAAACTGTGATATGACGACGTGTGTGTGTTGTTCTATTTGTGTTCCATTTCCCTCTGTTTGGAAGCTGAGGAAATTTAGGAAAAGGAGAGCAactggttgttttttttttctttggtccTTTTCAATTTGGTTGGTTGATGAAAAGGGAGTCATCTCATTTGAGCATAATAATTGTGATTCGCTTTACTATTTTGGAGCTTAAATAGTGGAGGATAAAAACGGAcattgtgggttttttttttcttttttcttattttctttgatgGCCCTACATTTGATCGGACTGGTGTTTTgctcaatttattttctttattatcagAGCATGATTTTGGTGGTGAAAACATCACTAAAATGTGTATGATTCGGTAATTATAATGAATTGCAGGCACCACCCAGAAGGCCAACAAGGACTGCAACGGATGCTTCACCAAGTGAgttcttataattttattactgtttatatgtatgtatgtgtgtgtgtgtgtgtttttgtttaaatttttgggTTGTTGTTACTGATAATGATGATTATGATGGTGAGGTTTAGTTTGGAATGATTTGATTCATATTTAGGTACAGCAGGGAGTCAGGGACAAAGGAAGCCTTTTCGCTATAGGCCAGGAACTGTGGCTCTTCGGGAGATTCGGCGATTTCAGAAGACCACGCATCTACTAATCCCAGCTGCTCCTTTCATTAGAACTGTACTCCTCTTCCTCTTTCTTCTCTCCCTCTATATAGATTTGAAGTAGTTGACTGTGCCTTCCaggtgtttcttttttcttttttaaagtatACATGAATCATGAAGTGAACATAGTGACCAAGTGGTAATGTTGTCCATACATTAGGTGCACACACTA contains:
- the LOC100260234 gene encoding histone H3-like centromeric protein CENH3 isoform X3, with the protein product MTRTKHLARKSRNRRRQFAATPASPASAGPSSAPPRRPTRTATDASPRSQGQRKPFRYRPGTVALREIRRFQKTTHLLIPAAPFIRTVREISYFFAPEISRWTAEALVALQEAAEDYLVHLFEDAMLCAIHAKRVTLMKKDWELARRIGGKGQPW
- the LOC100260234 gene encoding histone H3-like centromeric protein CENH3 isoform X1; protein product: MTRTKHLARKSRNRRRQFAATPASPASAGPSSAPPRRPTRTATDASPSTAGSQGQRKPFRYRPGTVALREIRRFQKTTHLLIPAAPFIRTVREISYFFAPEISRWTAEALVALQEAAEDYLVHLFEDAMLCAIHAKRVTLMKKDWELARRIGGKGQPW
- the LOC100260234 gene encoding histone H3-like centromeric protein CENH3 isoform X2, whose protein sequence is MTRTKHLARKSRNRRRQFAATPASPASAGPSSAPPRRPTRTATDASPTGSQGQRKPFRYRPGTVALREIRRFQKTTHLLIPAAPFIRTVREISYFFAPEISRWTAEALVALQEAAEDYLVHLFEDAMLCAIHAKRVTLMKKDWELARRIGGKGQPW
- the LOC100255153 gene encoding rhodanese-like domain-containing protein 4, chloroplastic → MEALNLAGLTPLSVLRDRRTEPRKISSLPAVSALKISSSATFNTTPPALQECFTRSFHGGLVLLSSVLGPGAAAALTYEEALDQSVTTSTSGGIIEFDANGFLDRVISFGVENPAVVAGGALILVVPLVLSQLLKKPKPWGVESARNAYAKLGDDATAQLLDIREPVEFRQVGSPDIRGLRKKPVAIPCKGGDKQAFLKKLSLKFKEPENTTLLILDKFDGNSEMVAELAAVNGFKAAYAIKDGAEGPRGWMNSSLPWILPKKTLSLDLGNFAESISDALGEGIDGLSLTVGLAAATGLGLLAFSEVETLLQLLGSAAIVQFVGKKFLFAEDRKETLQQVDEFLTTKIAPKDFVDEIKDIGKALLPSPAYGNSLPAPAVATPEPPTSTEPKVEAAAPPEINSVPKPEVQAESIPSLSRPLSPYPYYPDFKPPTSPTPSQP